Proteins found in one Fulvitalea axinellae genomic segment:
- a CDS encoding glutathione S-transferase family protein: MARIKQTDKDLLELKGLHLYHHQGSNCAARIRMALEEKGLKWTGHSINLVTCEHLKPEYLRINPESCVPALIHNGFSITGSEDILRYLEETYPEPSLCTGTEKEKAEIWRWVDEAAHSHLDTTVSFLYAHKMGRPCAKKHLPIYEKINPERARFIKERGYNMSEKQRLEAIAHNHKMFQKLEDNLSRKAYLAGDEFSLADIAWGMNIILLENFGFNFSEYPKVNEWSQKIRQRPAYNDKVRIPKFPQWLIYCMFKIKRFLYRTV, encoded by the coding sequence ATGGCTAGAATAAAACAAACGGACAAAGACCTACTGGAACTGAAAGGCTTACATCTTTATCATCACCAAGGGTCAAACTGCGCCGCCCGGATTCGGATGGCTCTGGAAGAAAAAGGATTGAAATGGACCGGCCACAGCATCAACCTTGTTACCTGCGAACATCTAAAGCCCGAATATTTGCGGATCAATCCCGAATCTTGTGTGCCCGCGTTGATTCATAACGGATTTTCAATCACGGGATCGGAAGATATTCTCCGTTATTTGGAAGAGACGTATCCCGAACCGTCGCTGTGCACCGGAACCGAAAAGGAAAAAGCGGAGATTTGGCGATGGGTTGACGAAGCTGCGCATTCTCACTTGGACACTACGGTCTCGTTTCTTTACGCACATAAGATGGGAAGACCATGTGCCAAAAAGCACCTTCCTATCTATGAAAAAATCAACCCCGAGAGAGCCCGATTTATAAAGGAACGAGGGTATAATATGTCCGAAAAACAAAGGCTAGAAGCGATAGCCCACAACCATAAGATGTTCCAAAAGCTAGAAGACAACTTGAGCAGAAAGGCTTACTTAGCGGGCGATGAATTTTCGTTGGCGGATATAGCTTGGGGAATGAACATCATACTTCTTGAGAACTTCGGTTTCAACTTTTCGGAATACCCTAAAGTAAACGAATGGTCGCAAAAAATCAGGCAACGGCCAGCCTATAACGATAAAGTAAGAATTCCCAAATTTCCTCAATGGCTAATCTATTGTATGTTTAAGATCAAACGGTTTTTATACAGAACTGTCTAG
- a CDS encoding glutathione S-transferase family protein, giving the protein MKTTKKQPIILHRSLGSPYARKIQTMLAHTGQEYLSVIASKGVPRPIQEKLVGGYSRRIPILQIGSDIYCDTKLISSEIAKQTNRPELDPLQQSVDDKMLMEKIDTQHFVEMVMTMSAWEFIRCSFSLMPPQHACKLITDRAKLAKKIKDKKPDVATKIKYNHSLKSFFSEIENQLGKRPFLGKNESPTALDFTAYTTLWYGHKLNGLKQASKTKNITDWLYRMDAYGTGKTTEIGGNTALDIAKNTKPRPIPENMKSSPKVGKPFSFKPTDGLS; this is encoded by the coding sequence ATGAAGACAACTAAGAAACAACCCATAATCCTACACCGCTCACTGGGATCACCATACGCCCGCAAGATTCAGACAATGCTTGCCCACACAGGCCAAGAGTACTTGTCAGTCATCGCTTCGAAAGGAGTGCCTAGACCTATTCAAGAAAAACTAGTTGGAGGATATTCCCGCAGGATTCCCATACTACAAATCGGATCGGACATTTACTGCGACACAAAATTGATAAGCTCTGAAATCGCAAAGCAGACGAACCGTCCCGAATTGGATCCTCTCCAACAAAGTGTCGATGACAAAATGCTGATGGAAAAAATCGACACCCAACATTTTGTCGAAATGGTGATGACAATGAGCGCATGGGAATTTATCCGTTGTTCATTTAGCCTTATGCCTCCACAACACGCTTGCAAGCTAATCACTGACCGAGCGAAACTGGCGAAAAAAATAAAAGACAAAAAGCCTGATGTAGCCACAAAAATCAAGTATAACCATTCCTTAAAAAGCTTTTTCTCTGAAATAGAAAACCAATTGGGTAAGCGTCCATTTCTGGGGAAAAATGAATCACCGACGGCATTGGACTTTACCGCTTACACTACCCTTTGGTACGGTCATAAACTTAACGGGCTTAAACAAGCTTCAAAAACAAAAAACATTACCGATTGGCTTTACAGGATGGACGCTTACGGCACAGGGAAAACGACCGAAATAGGCGGTAATACAGCTTTGGATATTGCGAAAAACACAAAGCCCAGACCTATTCCCGAAAATATGAAAAGTTCGCCCAAAGTAGGAAAACCGTTTTCTTTCAAACCTACGGACGGACTTTCCTAA
- a CDS encoding 4Fe-4S dicluster domain-containing protein, with translation MAIIITDECINCGACEPECPNTAIYEGGVEWNWSDGTALQEVELEDGTVVSAGEDQEPVSDEFYYIVPGKCTECIGFHEEPQCAAVCPVDCCVDDPDYQEEEDELLAKKDWLHPEG, from the coding sequence ATGGCAATCATCATTACGGACGAATGCATCAACTGCGGTGCCTGTGAACCGGAATGCCCAAACACCGCTATTTACGAAGGCGGAGTAGAATGGAATTGGAGCGATGGCACGGCACTGCAGGAGGTAGAGCTTGAGGACGGTACTGTAGTTTCCGCCGGAGAGGACCAAGAGCCTGTTTCGGACGAGTTCTACTATATTGTTCCTGGCAAGTGTACCGAATGTATCGGTTTTCACGAAGAGCCCCAGTGCGCAGCGGTGTGTCCCGTGGATTGTTGTGTTGACGATCCGGACTACCAAGAAGAAGAGGATGAACTTTTGGCTAAGAAAGATTGGCTTCATCCGGAAGGTTAA
- a CDS encoding discoidin domain-containing protein: MKKLYRSFWALGLGALLFSGCNEDETVFEAPGDDNFNMPVLHVLNDVSQYWNGELFGKADGFISFLDTANSQYHTVSFPIAGQSDELGKNIWNVFLNTQNGQAYSDADQARMTEFSENKPICFFAMEDGSSLENLNQLGKSFGFGFLPGPVGDLSVEKGGSVSASNAGFYLDLAEASDWETLVSANGKPVIAVKRDGTNFVLASGIDIFSGKDDGNIAFYKQLMSEVAKEMPGLTASNFTNVSDVPVSLKEDNAFYRSNVYVKDMLPAVKESYEAVLDGVKAITGLEDGSQDLNMRLVVGDNMAELNGGEVVLGAYYGYESPADGLKVSTAKAAYHWLTNYKIDPLFSDALAFYTAVEFAEEQGVSEAKDRFIQPLIDKAKMHPDFQAYDPITLSEDALGDFSQDLVRGKMLAVLQSLEEKTGKSVADIFTKLNADIPLGLRPNPNNVFWAWVDNEENAAELFDHIKSQGIGVDIANLTIPGTFGKEKIDPANFELPPQASTTPSYPETNLFDGIENNFWHTIYSGEIPPFPHNVVIDMKESEKMAGMRFLPRQSSQYPDHIELAKVYVSADGENWGEPVAEYDYNGGAYSGEWKDLHFHTFKEGRFVKLEISKMARNGNTTLNQSNLAELELYRYSDIDEEVVAEE; the protein is encoded by the coding sequence ATGAAAAAATTATATCGATCATTTTGGGCATTGGGCCTTGGCGCCTTGCTTTTCTCTGGCTGTAACGAGGACGAGACCGTCTTTGAAGCGCCGGGAGACGACAACTTTAATATGCCCGTTTTGCATGTGCTTAATGATGTTTCGCAATATTGGAACGGAGAGCTCTTCGGTAAGGCCGACGGCTTTATCTCATTTTTGGATACGGCGAATTCGCAGTATCATACGGTTTCTTTTCCCATAGCGGGCCAAAGCGACGAGTTGGGCAAAAATATCTGGAACGTATTCCTGAACACCCAAAACGGCCAAGCGTACTCTGATGCGGATCAAGCTCGGATGACGGAGTTTTCGGAGAATAAACCGATCTGCTTTTTCGCAATGGAAGACGGTTCGTCTCTGGAAAACCTAAATCAACTGGGCAAAAGCTTCGGTTTTGGTTTCTTGCCGGGACCTGTAGGCGATCTGTCTGTGGAAAAAGGTGGTTCCGTATCGGCTTCAAACGCCGGTTTTTATCTTGACCTGGCTGAGGCGAGTGATTGGGAAACTTTGGTAAGCGCCAACGGAAAGCCCGTAATAGCGGTGAAAAGGGACGGGACTAATTTCGTGTTGGCTTCCGGTATCGATATTTTCTCAGGAAAAGATGACGGAAATATCGCTTTCTATAAACAGTTGATGTCTGAGGTGGCCAAGGAAATGCCCGGGCTTACGGCTTCCAACTTTACCAATGTTTCGGATGTCCCGGTTTCCCTGAAAGAGGATAACGCTTTTTACCGGTCCAATGTATATGTGAAAGATATGTTGCCCGCCGTTAAGGAAAGTTACGAAGCCGTTTTGGACGGAGTAAAAGCAATCACGGGTCTGGAAGATGGAAGTCAAGACTTGAACATGCGTTTGGTGGTTGGCGATAATATGGCCGAACTAAATGGCGGTGAGGTTGTATTGGGAGCTTATTATGGATATGAGTCTCCCGCTGACGGACTGAAGGTTTCTACTGCCAAAGCAGCTTATCATTGGCTGACGAATTATAAAATAGATCCTCTCTTCTCAGACGCGTTGGCTTTTTATACGGCTGTTGAGTTTGCTGAAGAGCAGGGAGTTTCCGAAGCGAAAGACCGTTTTATTCAGCCTTTGATCGACAAAGCCAAAATGCACCCTGATTTTCAAGCTTACGATCCGATTACCTTAAGCGAAGATGCCTTGGGCGATTTTTCTCAAGATTTGGTAAGAGGAAAAATGTTGGCTGTTTTGCAATCGCTTGAAGAAAAAACGGGAAAGAGTGTAGCGGATATTTTCACAAAGCTTAATGCGGATATTCCCCTAGGCTTAAGGCCAAATCCAAATAATGTCTTTTGGGCGTGGGTTGATAATGAGGAAAATGCAGCGGAACTGTTTGATCATATCAAGAGCCAAGGAATAGGGGTGGATATAGCAAATTTGACAATTCCGGGAACGTTCGGAAAAGAAAAGATTGACCCCGCCAATTTCGAATTGCCTCCTCAAGCCTCCACGACTCCATCTTATCCTGAAACAAACTTGTTTGACGGAATCGAAAACAACTTCTGGCATACGATTTATTCCGGTGAGATCCCGCCTTTCCCGCATAATGTGGTTATCGATATGAAAGAGTCGGAGAAGATGGCGGGGATGAGGTTTTTGCCTCGTCAATCGAGCCAATATCCGGACCATATTGAGCTGGCGAAAGTGTATGTGAGTGCCGATGGTGAAAATTGGGGAGAGCCTGTTGCGGAATACGATTATAACGGAGGTGCTTATAGCGGAGAATGGAAAGACCTTCATTTCCATACTTTCAAAGAAGGCAGGTTCGTGAAGTTGGAAATTAGCAAAATGGCCCGTAACGGAAATACAACGCTTAATCAATCGAATTTGGCAGAGCTGGAATTGTATCGTTATTCTGATATTGATGAAGAAGTAGTCGCTGAAGAATAA
- a CDS encoding acyl-CoA reductase gives MSLNIERKIEAFAKLGDKLGHLKEHEFELMAQGAEARNNWFDRQNVKAAILGLAHMLRKDKLEKWLSNYPELNQEKEAKTIGVVMAGNIPAVGFHDFMCVLLSPHRLLAKLSGQDSFLLKIIAEYLTEIEPAFRDRFEFVERLNGSEAYIATGSDNTARYFSYYFSKHPHIIRPNKSSCAVLDGNESDEDLEKLGEDIFRFYGLGCRNVSKLFVPEDYSFQHFLDLLSERYKNITHNHKYSNNYDYNKSIYLVNRIPHLDTGFLLVAEDKALISPISALFYERYSDAKDLEAKIGAHKEKIQCVVGKGESRIPFGMAQHPEPWDYADGIDTMEFLLKL, from the coding sequence ATGAGCCTGAATATAGAAAGGAAAATAGAGGCCTTCGCCAAATTAGGTGACAAACTGGGCCACCTTAAAGAGCACGAATTCGAACTGATGGCGCAAGGCGCCGAAGCCAGAAACAACTGGTTTGACAGGCAAAACGTCAAAGCCGCTATCCTCGGGCTGGCCCATATGCTCCGTAAGGACAAGCTGGAAAAATGGCTTTCCAACTACCCGGAATTAAATCAGGAAAAAGAGGCCAAAACCATCGGGGTTGTGATGGCCGGCAACATCCCCGCTGTCGGTTTCCACGATTTCATGTGCGTGCTTCTCTCCCCGCACCGCCTTTTGGCCAAACTCAGCGGACAGGATTCTTTCCTTTTGAAAATCATAGCCGAATACCTTACCGAAATCGAACCCGCTTTCCGCGACAGGTTCGAGTTTGTGGAAAGGCTTAACGGCTCGGAGGCCTATATCGCCACGGGGAGCGATAATACCGCGCGTTACTTCAGCTATTATTTCTCGAAGCATCCGCATATCATTCGCCCAAACAAATCGTCTTGCGCCGTTTTGGACGGAAACGAATCTGACGAAGATTTGGAAAAACTCGGCGAAGACATTTTCCGTTTCTACGGACTCGGTTGCCGAAACGTCTCAAAGCTTTTCGTACCCGAAGATTACAGCTTCCAGCATTTCTTGGACCTCCTTAGCGAACGCTACAAAAACATCACGCACAACCACAAGTACTCCAATAATTACGATTACAACAAATCGATTTATCTGGTAAACAGAATCCCGCATCTCGACACCGGATTCCTGCTTGTAGCCGAAGACAAAGCGTTGATCTCCCCTATCTCCGCCTTATTTTACGAGCGTTACTCCGACGCAAAAGACCTTGAGGCGAAAATCGGGGCGCATAAAGAAAAAATCCAATGCGTGGTAGGCAAAGGCGAAAGCCGAATCCCCTTCGGAATGGCCCAACACCCCGAACCTTGGGACTACGCCGACGGAATAGACACGATGGAATTCCTTTTGAAATTATAA
- a CDS encoding proline racemase family protein has protein sequence MSAISQSSTNVPGLLEGWSWEPPKDWTTIETIDLHTGGEPLRVYTGGVPEIPGDSILEKRRYFRDNLDHLRTALMWEPRGHADMYGAVITEPTTDDADFGTFFLHNEGYSSMCGHAIIALVTLALDTGMIAKTDENPEIIINVPAGKVKARATFDEKGKVKNVSFLNVPSFMPLRDAEVDVPGIGKVKFDLGYGGAFYAYVDAEPLGLTLDESDYDQLIDYGRRIKYAVMENFEIKHPFEEDLSFLYGTIFVGSARKEGNHSRNVCVFAEGEVDRSPTGTGVSGRAAIHHAKGELGEDEPAIIESILGSEMVVRVAGTGAFGGYDAIIPEVTGNARITGKNKFYIDPDDELADGFIFR, from the coding sequence ATGTCAGCTATAAGCCAATCTTCAACTAATGTGCCGGGCCTTTTGGAGGGCTGGTCGTGGGAACCCCCCAAGGATTGGACGACAATCGAAACCATTGATCTTCATACGGGCGGTGAGCCGTTGAGGGTTTACACCGGAGGAGTGCCCGAGATTCCGGGAGATTCTATTCTGGAGAAAAGAAGATATTTCCGGGATAATCTGGATCACCTGCGTACGGCATTGATGTGGGAGCCTCGCGGTCACGCTGACATGTACGGAGCCGTAATCACGGAACCGACAACCGACGACGCCGATTTTGGAACCTTTTTTCTTCATAATGAAGGCTATAGCAGTATGTGCGGGCACGCCATTATCGCGTTGGTCACGTTGGCATTGGATACAGGAATGATAGCCAAGACCGACGAAAATCCCGAAATTATTATAAACGTGCCGGCTGGAAAGGTGAAGGCTAGGGCTACTTTTGATGAAAAAGGAAAAGTTAAAAACGTGTCCTTTTTGAATGTGCCGTCATTTATGCCTTTGCGCGACGCTGAAGTGGATGTGCCCGGAATCGGGAAAGTTAAATTCGATCTGGGATATGGCGGAGCGTTTTACGCTTACGTCGACGCTGAGCCTTTGGGCCTTACGCTTGACGAATCGGATTATGACCAGTTGATCGATTATGGCCGCAGAATTAAGTATGCGGTTATGGAGAATTTCGAAATCAAACATCCGTTTGAGGAAGATTTGAGCTTCTTGTACGGGACGATTTTCGTAGGCTCTGCCCGCAAAGAGGGCAATCACAGCCGAAATGTCTGCGTTTTTGCCGAAGGTGAAGTGGACCGTTCGCCAACGGGAACAGGAGTGAGCGGACGCGCCGCGATTCATCACGCAAAAGGTGAGTTGGGTGAAGACGAACCCGCCATTATCGAAAGTATTCTTGGTTCGGAGATGGTTGTGAGAGTGGCCGGAACGGGAGCGTTCGGCGGTTATGACGCGATAATTCCCGAAGTGACGGGCAACGCCAGAATAACCGGCAAGAATAAGTTCTACATCGACCCGGATGACGAACTGGCCGACGGATTTATCTTTAGGTAA
- a CDS encoding S28 family serine protease yields the protein MRITNRFGLVSAFLLALAVWACQPKTQEKAVPENLSEALSALPGVVSVKAMDADSLYGEYYEMYFEQPFDHKDTAAGTFRQRVLLGHMGYDRPTVVELQGYNIWTAKAGELSTLLNANQLTIEHRFFKDSAPDSIDWSYLTIEQAATDQHKIIQAVKSIYDQGKWISTGISKGGQTTMIHRRFYPEDVDLSVPYVAPLVFAQEDSRIYEFIDSVGSEECRANVARFQRELLEHKKEVLPLLEAYGKKRGYGFDSLGLAGALDYAALEYPFAFWQWGNTGCEKIPEPGADAETLFTHLRKTVPFSWYDDGGFKSGLPSFYQFSTQLGYYGYRTDGLEDLLTYENPNNQVFAPQKASLVHNPAKMRDLHDWLMKNGSNMLYIYGGYDTWSACAIDLTDSKTNAVKMVNPKATHATRIKHFSEDDKRKIYATLESWLGFEIPEENKEKLKVLQ from the coding sequence ATGAGAATCACTAACCGTTTCGGTCTGGTTTCGGCTTTTTTGTTGGCATTGGCGGTGTGGGCCTGCCAGCCAAAGACGCAGGAAAAAGCCGTTCCCGAAAACCTTAGCGAGGCTTTGTCCGCTTTGCCGGGCGTAGTGTCGGTAAAAGCCATGGATGCCGATTCCCTCTATGGGGAATATTACGAAATGTATTTTGAGCAACCGTTTGACCATAAGGACACCGCTGCTGGGACTTTCCGTCAAAGGGTTTTGTTGGGCCATATGGGCTATGACCGTCCGACGGTGGTGGAGCTTCAGGGTTACAATATATGGACGGCCAAAGCCGGCGAGCTGAGTACATTGCTTAATGCGAACCAGCTGACTATCGAACACCGATTCTTTAAAGATTCGGCGCCGGACAGTATTGATTGGAGTTACCTTACCATAGAGCAGGCGGCGACGGATCAGCACAAGATTATCCAAGCCGTGAAATCGATCTATGATCAGGGAAAATGGATCAGTACGGGTATTAGCAAAGGCGGTCAGACAACGATGATTCACCGTCGTTTTTATCCGGAAGACGTTGACCTTTCGGTTCCTTACGTGGCGCCTTTGGTTTTCGCTCAGGAAGATTCCCGGATTTATGAATTTATCGATAGCGTAGGTTCTGAGGAGTGCAGGGCGAATGTTGCGAGATTTCAGCGCGAACTGCTCGAACACAAGAAGGAAGTTCTTCCGTTGCTTGAGGCTTACGGCAAAAAGCGCGGTTACGGATTCGATTCTCTCGGATTGGCCGGAGCGCTCGATTACGCCGCTTTGGAATATCCATTCGCTTTTTGGCAGTGGGGAAATACCGGTTGTGAGAAAATCCCTGAGCCGGGCGCCGATGCGGAGACGCTCTTTACGCATTTGAGAAAGACGGTTCCATTCTCTTGGTACGATGACGGCGGTTTCAAAAGCGGATTGCCATCGTTCTACCAGTTCTCGACCCAGCTTGGCTATTACGGCTACCGTACCGACGGGCTTGAGGATTTATTGACTTACGAGAATCCGAACAATCAGGTGTTCGCTCCGCAGAAAGCTTCTTTGGTGCATAACCCGGCCAAAATGAGAGACCTGCACGACTGGTTGATGAAAAACGGATCGAATATGCTGTATATCTACGGCGGTTACGATACTTGGAGCGCCTGCGCGATTGATCTTACGGATTCGAAGACCAACGCCGTGAAGATGGTGAATCCGAAAGCGACGCACGCTACACGCATCAAACATTTTTCCGAAGATGACAAGCGTAAGATTTACGCCACTTTAGAGTCTTGGTTAGGATTTGAAATACCTGAGGAGAACAAGGAAAAGCTGAAGGTATTGCAATAA
- a CDS encoding DUF481 domain-containing protein: MFKLKIILITFLTCCSLFVNGQVLNMEKERIDGDSTGIWLGNASGAFTFADRQVTTLNLFLSAHLAYIGERHNYILIGDFDFLRGDGDDLASNGYGHVRANFFKEKRVSLELFGQAQYDGVKGMDARYLSGSNARLRLWESSEVSLFVASGFMYEVEAWKWDMDGNSENGDEFKERTYWWKNNTYISFRWDMGKGLFTNLVAYYQAPFERLGNPRLSGEGNLNLKITSKLAFTAQITVWYDESPVVPIDKTNYTFTNGVTYNF; encoded by the coding sequence ATGTTTAAACTGAAGATAATTCTAATAACGTTTCTGACTTGTTGCTCTTTGTTTGTCAATGGCCAGGTTCTGAATATGGAAAAGGAGCGGATTGACGGTGATAGTACGGGTATATGGCTTGGTAATGCCTCTGGAGCCTTTACCTTTGCGGATAGACAGGTGACTACGCTGAACCTGTTCCTTTCTGCTCATTTGGCGTATATCGGAGAAAGGCATAATTATATTTTGATTGGAGATTTCGATTTTCTTCGTGGCGACGGGGATGATCTGGCCAGTAATGGTTATGGACACGTGAGGGCTAATTTCTTCAAAGAGAAAAGAGTGTCCCTCGAACTGTTTGGACAAGCGCAATATGATGGAGTGAAAGGTATGGACGCTCGGTATTTGTCGGGAAGTAATGCGCGGTTGCGTTTGTGGGAAAGTTCGGAGGTTTCTTTATTTGTGGCTTCAGGTTTTATGTATGAAGTGGAGGCGTGGAAATGGGATATGGACGGTAATTCCGAAAACGGGGACGAGTTCAAGGAAAGGACGTATTGGTGGAAAAACAATACCTACATTAGTTTCCGGTGGGATATGGGCAAAGGTCTTTTTACGAATTTAGTTGCTTATTATCAAGCCCCATTCGAGCGCTTGGGAAATCCGAGGCTTAGTGGCGAGGGTAATTTGAATCTGAAAATAACCTCAAAACTGGCGTTTACCGCCCAAATAACCGTTTGGTATGACGAATCGCCGGTGGTACCAATAGATAAAACCAACTATACCTTTACCAATGGAGTGACTTATAATTTCTGA
- a CDS encoding DUF1097 domain-containing protein gives MSFKKFIIIPIIVASLAFTIQIVDQLLHASVPPLGNSGFGWIAFQSWALYFVAGGTVNGGIKTFLSYLVGIGASIAIMIIGKSAGDGLGFFAFPFAVGLVVVPCMCLERTKWLDFIPAIFVASGAFFAFMNYIPGADYTGAAITETLYALIGIIYGFVTVTLRTAYEKKATSNKEIETEKETLV, from the coding sequence ATGAGTTTCAAGAAATTTATCATTATTCCTATTATTGTTGCCTCACTAGCTTTCACCATCCAAATCGTTGACCAATTACTCCACGCGTCTGTTCCTCCATTGGGCAACAGTGGTTTCGGTTGGATCGCATTCCAATCTTGGGCACTTTATTTTGTTGCGGGAGGAACTGTAAATGGCGGCATAAAGACATTTCTGAGTTATCTCGTCGGTATTGGAGCCTCCATCGCCATAATGATCATCGGAAAATCCGCCGGCGACGGTTTGGGGTTTTTCGCTTTTCCCTTCGCTGTCGGTTTGGTAGTTGTGCCTTGCATGTGTCTGGAACGCACAAAATGGCTTGACTTTATTCCCGCTATCTTCGTCGCCTCCGGCGCTTTCTTTGCGTTTATGAATTACATTCCGGGAGCCGATTACACCGGCGCGGCCATAACCGAAACGCTTTACGCTTTGATCGGTATCATTTACGGTTTTGTCACCGTAACGCTGAGAACAGCTTACGAGAAAAAGGCGACTTCAAACAAAGAAATCGAGACCGAAAAGGAAACTCTCGTTTAG
- a CDS encoding ATP-dependent DNA helicase RecQ: MSQPLEILNKYWGFQTFRPMQDEIVDSVLAGHDTLALLPTGGGKSVCFQVPALCKEGLCLVVSPLIALMRDQVEQLRAKGIRAEALYSGMSRRQIDTILDNCRFGDVKFLYVSPERLKTELFLARSEDMNISLLAIDEAHCISQWGYDFRPPYLEIAEFRQRLPEGVPVIALTATATEEVQSDIMERLEFRGKNAFRKSFARDNLSYSVRVTDDKEGKLVEILKKVPGTAVVYARTRKRCQDIAQWLRRQGIQADYYHAGLHPDSRATKQEDWIKNRCRVIVATNAFGMGIDKPDVRVVAHLDIPDTPEAYYQEAGRAGRDGKKAFAVIIIDENDPKKAIERIEKNFPTLNEMRHVYQCLANHYKLAIGSGEFNSFDFDLPNFSKKYGLNPLLAYNSVKKLAEEGYFELSESFHEPSKVNIKVDNRRLYEFRLFSSDYDAIIQALLRFYGGELFGNYKRISESNLATALETSPDTVAKILRTLQQMEILDYDERKDMPQLTYLESRHNASNLPIDVKRYEERKELIIGKAQAMADYTTNDKECRTRQLLAYFGEEYERCGVCDVCVSEKKISTEKLKQIRHDILLLLRSGQREAKNLHDALPTSVDIATFAEIVREMAEDGQVRLEDGMVTAMGK, encoded by the coding sequence ATGAGCCAACCGCTAGAAATACTGAATAAATATTGGGGTTTCCAGACCTTCCGTCCAATGCAAGACGAAATTGTCGATTCCGTTCTTGCGGGCCACGACACGCTTGCGCTTTTGCCAACAGGCGGAGGAAAATCGGTTTGTTTTCAAGTTCCGGCACTTTGCAAAGAAGGTTTGTGCTTGGTTGTCTCTCCACTTATCGCGCTGATGCGGGACCAAGTTGAGCAACTTCGGGCAAAAGGCATCAGAGCCGAAGCGCTTTATTCGGGAATGTCGCGCCGGCAAATCGACACTATCTTGGACAACTGTCGCTTCGGGGACGTAAAGTTCCTTTATGTTTCGCCCGAACGGCTGAAGACGGAACTTTTTCTGGCCCGGAGCGAGGATATGAACATTAGCCTTTTGGCTATAGACGAAGCTCACTGTATCAGCCAATGGGGTTACGACTTTAGGCCTCCTTATTTGGAAATCGCCGAATTCAGGCAACGCCTGCCGGAAGGTGTTCCAGTTATTGCGCTTACGGCTACGGCCACTGAAGAAGTCCAGTCCGATATTATGGAAAGGCTGGAATTCCGCGGTAAAAACGCATTCCGAAAGAGCTTCGCAAGAGACAATCTCTCCTACTCCGTCCGGGTTACGGACGATAAGGAGGGCAAGCTTGTCGAAATTCTCAAGAAAGTTCCCGGAACGGCTGTGGTATATGCCCGAACCAGAAAAAGGTGCCAAGACATTGCTCAATGGCTTCGACGTCAGGGCATTCAGGCTGACTATTACCACGCCGGCCTGCATCCCGACTCTAGAGCGACGAAGCAGGAAGATTGGATCAAAAACCGTTGCCGTGTAATAGTGGCCACCAACGCCTTCGGTATGGGAATTGACAAACCGGACGTACGCGTAGTGGCGCATCTGGATATTCCTGACACGCCGGAAGCGTATTACCAAGAAGCGGGGCGGGCTGGCCGTGACGGAAAGAAAGCCTTCGCCGTAATTATTATCGATGAGAACGATCCTAAAAAAGCCATTGAACGGATAGAAAAGAACTTCCCGACACTGAACGAAATGCGCCACGTATACCAATGCTTGGCCAACCATTACAAACTGGCCATAGGTAGCGGAGAATTCAATTCTTTCGATTTCGATTTGCCGAATTTCTCGAAAAAATATGGACTCAATCCCCTACTGGCTTATAATTCAGTAAAGAAACTGGCGGAGGAAGGTTATTTCGAACTTTCGGAGAGTTTTCACGAACCTTCCAAAGTCAATATAAAAGTCGATAACCGGCGCTTGTACGAATTCCGGCTCTTCTCTTCGGATTACGACGCCATTATCCAAGCCTTGTTACGCTTCTACGGAGGTGAATTGTTCGGCAATTACAAAAGAATTTCGGAAAGCAATTTGGCGACAGCCTTGGAAACCTCACCGGACACGGTAGCCAAAATCTTGCGTACTCTCCAACAAATGGAAATCCTCGATTATGACGAGCGCAAAGATATGCCGCAACTAACTTATCTCGAATCAAGGCATAACGCCAGCAATCTCCCGATAGACGTAAAGCGCTATGAGGAGCGGAAAGAACTTATAATCGGGAAGGCGCAAGCGATGGCCGATTACACAACCAACGACAAGGAATGCAGAACAAGGCAATTGTTGGCGTATTTCGGAGAGGAATATGAGCGCTGTGGCGTATGCGATGTTTGCGTAAGCGAAAAAAAAATATCGACAGAAAAACTGAAGCAGATTCGCCATGACATTCTTCTGTTATTGCGCTCCGGCCAAAGAGAAGCCAAAAACCTACATGACGCCTTGCCTACTTCGGTCGATATAGCAACGTTCGCTGAAATAGTAAGGGAAATGGCTGAAGATGGCCAAGTTCGGTTGGAAGACGGAATGGTAACGGCTATGGGAAAATGA